CCTCATCTGCGGAAGCGTGGAAAAGGCCTAGGCCGTCAAAGGGTAGGTCCTCGATTTTCTGTTTGATGTCTGGCTGTAAATTGGTGGATCTCAGCCAGGCGTGGCAACATAAAGCCACTGAGGAGGCAAATACCCTAGAGGAGCAGGAGACAGCATGACGAATGGAGTTGATTTGCTGCTTAGATACTCTGGACAGCTTGGAGACCAGACTCGAAGCTGTCCTTTGGGAAGTCTCAGGAAGAGAAGGTATGAGAGGTGTGAATTGGTTTGCCAAATTAAAGATGTATGCGGCGAAATAGGCCAAATAATTATTCAGTTTCGAATTGGTAGAAGTAAGGTTGAAAATTTTCCGTGCCAGGGTGTCTAATTTACGTCCCTCTCAATCCGAAGGGGTAGGGTGTCTGAAAGGCTTAACCTTGGTAGCTGAGTGGACAATGATGGAATTAGGAGCCAGGTGAGAGGCTAGAAACTTGGCGTCGGGGGCGTGCACTCTGTAAGGGGAGTCGAAACGCTTTGAGGTGGGTGGAATCAAAGCAGGCTTGTCCCAGGCCTCTCGTAGCCCCTCCAGGTGTACCGGCAGCATAGGAAGAAGGGAACCCGGTGGAAAGTCTATTTGGACTAGATCGTGGACAATGTCAGACACCTTGGGTGAATCTGAGGGGAGTGCAATTTTTAAGGTTTCAGCCATGGTGGTAATTAGGTTTAGATAAGCCTTTGAAGCATCAGAAGGAGAAAGGCGGACCTGTGGAGTGGAGTCCGAAGCTGGTGAGGCAGGGGGGTCTTCGGAGTCAGAAGAAGCTGAGGTATCCCTGTCGGAATGGGAGTCCTCCATGGGAGGGGAAGACGGAGGCCTGGCCGGTTCCGAAGTGGACGCTTGTGGCTTAGACGATTTAACACGTTGGCTGATAGAAGGCCTGGGTGGAGTAGTCACTGTAGGTGGAGCAACGGATACAATTGCGGTGGCAGTGTGAGGCATCTCTGTCTCCCGGTACCGAAGGTGCTCATGGGTTCGAAAGGATTCTCAGTGTCGAGAAGAGAAGTACTCTGGATCCCTAGTTCGGGAGAAGTCACGGAACCGGGGCAAATCTCCATGTCGGATGCGAGGTGTTAAGACATCATGACCCATGGAAGCTTCAGATTCACGGTATCGGGAGCGGCGGGCCCCCTCGTCCAAGGGGGAGCGCGAGTAACGATGGTAAGGTTGGTTTCTAGGGGATGGAGACCTAGAGAAAGACGAGTAGTCATATCGGCCCCTGACGTAATAGTCATGATGCTCGTAGTAAGTAGATGAGCCGGAGTCGCGGCGTCTGCGTGGTGAACAGGATCGGCCTCGATGAGTGGAGACCTACGTTGCCGATTCTCTGAACAGCGGAGAAACACCAATGTCTCGGAAAGATCCAGGTCGGAGGGACGGCCGAAGATAGATTGGGCTCGGATCAGTAGAAGGGTTGGGTTCAAGGAAGTCCGAAGGCACCACACTGTGAACCGAAGGCGAATGAGATTGTATCGGGATCACTTCGACCGCAGCGGAGGAGTGAGGCGCAAGTTGAGGCATCTCGGTGATAACATCAGAGGGCGCCGACAGTTCTGGTGGAAGCAGTAGCTGGGCCGAGGCCGATTGAGATGCAGCGGGATCCATTGAAGTCGAGGCTGAAGCCGCTGTAGGGTTGCGAGATTTTTTCGAGGCCGAATACGACGGATCGCGAGATTTTTTCGGCGCCAAATCTGCCAATTCAGTATGTCGAGATTttttcgaagccttatggccAGTATCGGCGTGCTTTGAAGGTCTCTTTCCGGACTTATGCATCTTCTGCAACTGAAGAGCAGTCGAggaagccgaatctcccgcttgtTGTGAGGGAGGCGGCGGATCAGAGGTGGGCATAGCCCGCAGGGACCGTTCGAGGAGGAAACTCTGAAGTCTTGCAGAGCAATTTTTATGGGCCTGCTTGCTGAAATTGGCACAATGTGGGCAAGTATCCACACGATGGGCTTCCCCGAGGCAGAATAGACAGTAGCTGTGGCCGTCTGACGTGGGGATTTTCGCTCCACAGCgcctacactttttaaaagtgactttcccttccatacgctccgaacaagggaggggagggagggaaagaaacagggaaagaaaagcgcagaaaaccagtcttttttttaaaaaaaaaattttaggGACGAAAAAGAGTAGtgaaaaaaatagagagaaaggaagaaaaatacgaTACCAAGACATGGAATCAAGAGGAGAAAAACGAGCCAAGTTGTCCAggcggcggaagggaagaaactgagtgggaatggcgcctcccgctcactccaggcatgcgcagtcgatgcctgctccccagagcgagtggAAAGTGCGCCAAAAAAGCGCTCTAGGAGAGCTATTGGAGACTCTGAGGTATGGATTCGTGCCTGCGGCAAGAcacatgtgtgggactgcacagagaccacgaagaagatcatccTGTTACCAAGATACAGGCTAAATGTCAAGAACTGGGCACGTACAGGGGTAGAATGGATATCAGCAAAGGACAACCTGTGCTGACCACAACATTCACCAATGACCAGTTTAGCAGCCCCTGTGAAATACACAAGAGTGTAACAGCGCTCTCAAGTATACTTTATTATGATTAATTTATTTTATCGCAGAGACTCacggcagattacaaaatatgaaaaGTCATTCAGTCAGACAGCAAAGACGCCCCATAAACAATGCATTGTGGGAAGAGGGTACTAATCTTGCACAAAGGAAACTACAGCTCAGAGACTGCTTTACCTTAGGTAAATGTATTTACTGTGCATAATTTATTTTAGTTCTAGAATCAATGTAGATGGTGATAGAAAGGTATTTGAGGCACTGCTGGTTAAGACATTGCAACCCCCATTCTGAAATGCCACTTGGCATTTCCAATGTTCAAGCCTATCACTGCAGCCTAAAGTGCtcaaaatttgtttttaaaaaaacatctaaAAATTCTCAGTTTTTTGCCCATTTCTGCCTACAGTGCTATCCTACAATACACTGATTCTGGGATATGCATTATACTAGAAATGGATCTGTGTGGAGTCTGTTGTACTGGATAGAATCAGTTGGATAATTAGGGTGAATATCAAGCAGTATTAATCTATGTGCTCACTGTGTTTTTCCTGTCCCCAGATCCAAGCCTTAAAACACCTTCCATCAGTGTGAGACCCAGGGGGCTTCTTGTCCTGGGCTCAGATGTCATCATTGAGTGCGAAGGACCAGAGAATGGTCTGAACTTCTCCCTGCACAAAGCCAGCCACCTGATTGCATCACAGCTGTCAGAGCCCAGCAGAAATGTAACCAACTTTGCTCTGTCTATGAAGAGGCTGGAGGATGCAGGAAATTACACCTGTCTGTATCACCACAGAGAAAATCCCTTTGTCTGGTCAAAGCTGAGCAACCCTGTGGAGCTTATTGTGACAGGTAAACAAACCAGACTGTCCAGGCCAGACACTCCACATTggtgcccaggctagcctgatcttgtcacatctcagaaTGTGAGatgtaagcagggtcagccctggctagtatttggatgggcagcctccaaggaataccagggttgtgacgcagagagaggcaatggcaaaccacctctgaaatattTTTTGCCCTAAAAACAAGTCTAGTTTACAACCcaatggtgcataatgctaaaagagctagaatttctggctgccaggcaatcttaggatctcctggctatactacacacattACCACACAATAATAATCAGGGccttttgtagaaagagcccagcaggaatttatttgcatattaggccacacaccctgacatcaccattgtctcacacaacttttaagaaaaagcccagccaggaactcatttgcacattaggccacaccccctgataccaagccagccggaactgcattcctgtgctttccttcTCAAAAAGAGCTCTGATTACAATAACCCCACTTCAATGCCTATAGCCACATTTTAGAGACTAGAGGCACTCAGCATTCAGACTCCACCAGCATCAGAAATGATCAGAAATGTAAAGGGTTGGATCTGAGGTCAAACGGAGGTATCcctgaggatggtggaaggcattTAATTGTACTTGTGGCCCTTGTTTAAAGTTTCCTTTTGATATTCCTGGCAAGAAATATGGATCATGTAACCCTTGTTTTATAAACTCCTGCATGCTTTTATAAGCATCTGCAAGAATATAACCTGTATTCTAAACAGAAAAATTCTAAATCGCTGTGTAAATTATGAAAAAAACGTAATTGTTCACTATGCATAACTCATTCACTGGGAGACAAAGAGCTAGATGGGGCAGTGAAcctcctttccccttctctcctGCCAAAAATCTTCCTTAACCCTTTTGGTTTGTGAGCTTTTACCAAAAATTGCCTGAAAACTTTCAAACTTCTCTTTCCATCATTCATAGCTAGAAACTTACTTTTAAATAGGGAAACTGAAACTACTATGTcatgactgcagggtgacatgatagaggtttacaagattatgcatgggatggagacggcagagaaagaagtacttttctccctttctcacaatacaagaactcgtaggcattcaatgaaattgctgagcagtcgggttagaacggataaaaggaggtacttcttcactcaaagcgtgattaacatgtggaattcactgccacaggagggggtggcggccacaagcatagtcagcttcaaggggggggggttagataaaaatatgaagcagaggtccttcagtggctattagccacagtgtgtatatatatgtaatatatataaaaaatattaaaaatttttgaccactgtgtgacacagagtgttggactggatgggccattagcctgatccaacatggcttctgttatgttcttatcacatTGTTGAGTTCTGCATCAAATGCCAGTTTCTGTCCTGGAATAAAGACTTCTCTCTTTCCACACCATGCACTATTTTTATCAATTCCAGCATGCCCCCATTTAGTCATTTTTTCTTCCTAAGCTGAAAAGCCCCAAACTTGTTGCTCTTTCCTCATAAAGGAAGACACCCTTGCTCCTTGGATCATTTGGGTTCCTGATgcaccttttccagtgctatgATGTTCTTTTTGAGATGAAGTGACCATAACTATACAATAGTACTCTAAATAGTTATGATTGAGATGGTTATAATGAAACACATGCATGAACTGATAGAAGGATCGGTTCTGGTAGCCTTTGGATACCATCTGTAAGTGACTAAGTGTTGGGCACAGTCTAACTTAAGACTGCCTTGATTTTACAGAACGATCCATGACAACCATATGGGCAGGCTGTGCTGCTGGCCTTCTTCTGGTGGTTCTTTTGCTGTTGCTTGCCTTTATATTATACAGAAAAAGGAGAAAGGGTAAGTGGCCCTCCAGATATTGTTTCATAATAAGAATTAAAGTGTGCACAATGGAGGCAGTAGTCCTCGCTTGGGAGCAGCCTCAGCCCAAATTTAATACTAGAAGGTGTTTGTCTAAAATAACTCTGGTATTAAAGTCAGCTccttttagacagaaggcttctttttttaaaagtcaggaggTTGAGGAAGTTCAAAGCTCTTAGGGTTGTGAAATAGGGCTGGAAGTatttggaaatgtctgctgaaatCACAATAGAGCAATGCAGGATATCCAGTGGTCAGAGGGTACTTTGGGTAAATACAGTTCCTTCACTCAATTTTCAGTGGATTGGGTGAAGAATTTCATGGAATCTTTTCTTTGATTTACAGGTCCCGAAATCAATAAGAGAGGCCAAGTCATAAACATGGTAAGAGACTGGCCATTCTTGTAACAAATCCTCTCACTGGTAGTGAAAAATGCCATCAAGTGACAGCTCACACAGCAACCCCATAAGATTTTGAAGGCAAGCGACAAAACAGAGGCAGTTTGTCATGTGACTCCTGATTTtcctggtggtttcccattcaagtactaaccagggtccactgtcctttgcttctgagatctgacagtcaagctagccagggccatccaggtcagggtggaatAGGATTGTAGTCCACTCCAGTAACTATTGTAGGTACCACTCACTTTTACTTCTTGTAATATACTCTCTGTATTGTTCACAATGTACCTTGCCATAGAGAGCTTCATGAAATTAACCAATGCAgctattttaaaaaccacatcCTAACTCTATGCACAAAACGCTAAAAGCAGCATAAAAAGCAAATGAAATCAAGGAATTGTTACTTGGAATGAGGGAGTGATAGAGGGCTGAGTGCTGTACTTGaggtggcctgttagcaaccccAGATCTTACTTGCCTATTTTCTGATGCTCCAATTCAAAGTGTTTTCCTCTCCAACTGCATTAGAGGATGTGGCAAGATTTGCACCTCAAATCTGTCTTTGTTGCCAGTTCTAACAAGCATCAAAGTAGAAAGCTGCTCATCTTCCAACCATATACCAGTTGGTTTACAACTTCAATCTCCATCGGAATGACATAAGCAAATATTAAATACTTCTCTTTGGCAGAGATCTCTATGtatggtgggtgggggggaggaagcaacagTGGCATTTTTAAAGATAAAACGCTTCCATGTTGTGGAATAAGCTAAGGGAGGTTTGTGTGGAATGTGctgttgtatttatttaattttcccTTTCTGTAGCCCATTGGAGCTGATGCTAAAGCAGTCTATGATGAAGTCTCCTATGGAGGAGACCTTGACGGAGTCACCTATGCTGTACTAAACCAAGACTCCCTGAAAATCAAGTGGACGACTGTTTCTGACAGTCCCCCTGGGCCTTGTGTCTATGCATCAGTGGCTGATGACAGAAACAGGGAGGGTCACTAAGCAGCTTTCCATACTTCAGCAATCCATCAAGGTACATGGCAAGACTGTCTCATGTATGTAAGACTGCTTATTTTCTCCAAACCCTCATGGAGATGGGTATGTaatcatggagggggggggagggattataTCAAGGCAGGCAGCAGCCTGTTGTAGCATCAGGTGACTCGACAAATTAAGgtagttaccgtatttttcggtccataaggcgctccggacgataggacgcaccttcctcctggggggcgatccgctgcctctgcctccaatccgcgcttcccccgcgcctgcctgcctggctccatctttttcaggcaagcgctgggatcgctccacgtggccccaccgcaaacccagcgcttcgcaagcgccggctgcggagggggcagcatgcttcctccttgtctgtctgcctggctccacctctgatgcttaaagcaagcactgggatcgctccttctgccctccgatcccagcgcttgctttaagcatcacagctgaagccaggcacacaggcaaggaggaagcacccgccccctccgcaaacccagcgcttcgcgagcgccggctgtggagagggcagcgtgcttcctccttgtatgtctgcctggctccacctctgatgtttaaagcaagcgctgggatcggagggcggagggagcggatcgcccccctcccggaaggtacgtaccttcggaccataagacgcacacactttcccccccacttttttggggggggaaagtgcatcttatggtccgaaaaatacggtacgtTGCTGCAGAAATCCTATTCATATATGCTATTGATGTAGGGCTTAAAAGATACATAGAAGTCATTGCAGTCCATAGCTAAGAGTTATTTTTCACACAGACATTAAAACCACAGAGAGAGCATATTCACGATTGATTTTTTGTTGCCAGTTCTAACAAACATCAAAGTAGAGAGTTGCTCATCTTCCAATC
The sequence above is a segment of the Heteronotia binoei isolate CCM8104 ecotype False Entrance Well chromosome 15, APGP_CSIRO_Hbin_v1, whole genome shotgun sequence genome. Coding sequences within it:
- the LOC132583330 gene encoding immunoglobulin superfamily member 1-like; this encodes MRFTFSVLLLGQSYEQPSVSVTPSTIVTLGENITIHCVSRYLGATYYLYKQQHVLLLVQALNYDYEAVFPIANIKQSDQGTYGCLYCLLHYGCSHLSERKNIQLAAQVYPKPSISVGLSGILTIGGKANIYCNSENNLHTDFYLYKQGTSLLQKVKNTQSSEAVFLITSAQQSDGGIYWCAYCFSSNSDKQCSKFSDSIHINITDPSLKTPSISVRPRGLLVLGSDVIIECEGPENGLNFSLHKASHLIASQLSEPSRNVTNFALSMKRLEDAGNYTCLYHHRENPFVWSKLSNPVELIVTERSMTTIWAGCAAGLLLVVLLLLLAFILYRKRRKGPEINKRGQVINMPIGADAKAVYDEVSYGGDLDGVTYAVLNQDSLKIKWTTVSDSPPGPCVYASVADDRNREGH